The Couchioplanes caeruleus sequence GTCGAGCGGGCCGGCGGCACAGTCTCGGGATTCACGGTCGTCATGGAGCTCGGCTTCCTCCCGGGACGGCAGCGGCTCAGCCCTCGTGCGGTCCATGCCCTGCTGACCGTTTAATGCTTTTCGCCCCGCGCGGCGGTACTCTTTCGGAGCTTCGGGCAAGGCCTACCGGGAACTCCGGGCGGGTACGATGGCTTTTTCAACCAGGTGACCAGTAGCGACTGAGGAGGCCGGTGTCCAGCGACGTCGCCCCTCCGACGGAGGGCACGGTGCAGCCGACCGACGCGACCAAGGCTTCCTCGTCGTCGAGCAACTCGGCGGCGCAGTCGAAGCCTGACGGGGCTTCACCTCAGAAGCCCGCGAACGGGGCCGCCGAGACCCCGGTCACCGGCGTGCCTCTGCCCGACGGTGAGACCACCCAGCCGCTGTCGCCGGGCGACGAGCCCACCGTCGGCTTCGGGCTGGCCAGCGCGCCGACCGGGCGCCGGGTGCGGGCCCGGCTGGCGCGATTCAACGCGCCCTGGCAGAGCACGCAGGTCAGCGAGGTGCTCGAGCCGCTGATCGCCACCCATCGGGCCAGCCACCCCAAGGCCGACGGGCGGGCCCTGCAGCGCGCCTTCGACGTGGCCGCCCGGTGGCACTCGGGGCAGTACCGCAAGTCCGGCGATCCGTACATCACGCATCCGCTCGCCGTCGCCACGATCCTGGCGAATCTCGGCATGGACACCACCACGCTGGTGGCCGCCCTGCTGCACGACACCATCGAGGACACCGACTACGGCCTGGAGCAGATGCGGGCCGACTTCGGCGGGGAGGTGGCGCTGCTGGTCGACGGGGTCACCAAGCTCGACCGGGTCAAGCTCGGCGACGCCGCCAAGGCCGAGACGATCCGCAAGATGGTCGTGGCCATGGCCAAGGACCCGCGGGTGCTGGTCATCAAGCTGGCCGACCGGCTGCACAACATGCGCACGCTGACCTTCCTGCCCCGCGCCAAGCAGGAGCAGAAGGCCAAGGAGACGCTGGAGATCCTCGCGCCGCTGGCGCACCGCCTCGGTATGAACACGATCAAGTGGGAGCTCGAGGACCTCGCGTTCGGCACGCTGTTCCCGAAGCGCTTCGAGGAGATCAACCGGCTGATCGGCGAGCACCAGCCGCAGCGCGAGGCGCTGCTGCGGCAGGTGACCAACCGGGTCGGCCTCGACCTGAAGTCGGCGAAGATCAAGGCCGAGGTCACCGGCCGCCCCAAGCATCTGTACTCGATCTACCAGAAGATGATCGTGCGGGGCCGCGACTTCAACGACATCTACGACCTGGTCGGCGTGCGCATCCTGGTCGACACGGTCCGCGACTGCTATGCCGCGCTGGGGGTCATCCACGCGAACTGGCAGCCGGTGCCGGGCCGGTTCAAGGACTACATCGCGATGCCGAAGTTCAACATGTACCAGTCGTTGCACACGACGGTCATCGGCCCGACCGGCAAGCCGGTCGAGATGCAGATCCGGACCTTCGCCATGCACCGTACGGCGGAGTTCGGCATCGCCGCGCACTGGAAATACAAGGAGCAGAAGGGCGCCACCATCGTGGGCCCGCCCGCGCACATCGACGAGATGACGTGGCTGCGCCAGCTTCTGGACTGGCAGCGTGAGGCGAGCGACCCGAGCGAGTTCCTCGACGCGCTGCGCTTCGACCTGTCCAGCCAGGAGGTGTACGTCTTCACGCCCAAGGGCGACGTCATCCCGTTGCCGACCGGTTCGACGCCGGTGGACTTCGCGTACGCGGTGCACACCGAGGTGGGCCACAAGACGATCGGTGCCCGGGTCAACGGCAAGCTGGTGCCGCTGGAGTCGACGCTGTCGAACGGCGACGTGATCGAGATCTTCACGTCGAAGTCGGCGACGGCCGGGCCGACCCAGGACTGGCTCGGCTTCGTCAAGAGCCCGCGCGCCCGGACCAAGATCCGGCAGTTCTTCAACAAGGAACGTCGCGAGGAGGCGATCGAGGCCGGCAAGGACGCGATCGTCAAGGCCATGCGCAAGCAGGGCCTGCCGCTGCAGCGCATGCTCACTAGCGAGAACCTCACGACGATCGCCCGCGATCTGCACCTTGCCGACGTCTCCTCGCTGTACGCGGCGGTGGGGGAGAGCACCGTCTCGGCCCAGTCGGTCGTGCAGAAGCTCGTCGCCGGCTTCGGCGGCGAGGAGGGCGCGGTCGAGGACATCGCCGAGACGGCCGTCGCGACCCGTCCGCCGCGCAACCGCAGCACCGCGCAGGACCCGGGCGTCGTGGTCAAGGACGTCAGCGATGTGTGGGTCAAGCTGGCCCGTTGCTGCACCCCGGTGCCGGGCGACGCGGTCTTCGGCTTCGTCACCCGCTCCGGCGGCGTGAGCGTGCACCGCGAGGACTGCGCCAACGCGGAGGACCTGCGCGAGCAGAGCGAACGCGTGGTCGAGGTGAGCTGGAAGCCGACCTCGGCGTCGACGTTCCTGGTGGCCATCCAGGTCGAGGCGCTCGACCGGCACAAGCTGCTCGCGGACGTGACGCGGGTGCTCTCCGAGGAGCGCGTGAACATCCTCTCGGCGACGGTCACGACGACCCGCGACCGGGTGGCGGTCAGCCGCTTCACGTTCGAGATGGCCGACCCGAAGCACCTCGGCCACCTGGTCGCGGCGGTGCGTAAGGTGGACGGAGTCTTCGACGCCTACCGCGTGACGTCCGGAGCCTGAGCGCCGGCGGCAACGAGAAAGGGCGGGCCCTCGCGGGCCCGCCCTTCGCGCGTATGTCGGCTGATCAGGCCGCGGCCATCGTGATGCTCTTGATGTCGATCTCCTTCTTGGGGTGACCGTCGCCCTTGCCGTTGGCGTTGTCACTGCCCGCCTTGGCCACGCCCTCGACGATGTCGAGCCCCTTGGTGACCGTGCCCAGGACCGTGTAGTCGGCCGGGAGGTCGGTGTCGGCGTACACGATGAAGAACTGGCTGCCGGTGGTGCTGGGCGCCGAGGTCTTGGCCATCGCGATCGTGCCCTTGGGGTACGTCGGCTTCGCGTTGGTCGGGAGGTTCTCCTCCGGGTATTTGAAGTTCGGGCCGCCCTGGCCGTCCGTCTCGCGGTAGCCCTTGCCCGACGCCGACGGGTCACCGCACTGCAGGACCTTGATGCCCTCGGTGGTGAGCCGGTGGCACTTGGTGTTGTCCCAGAACTTCTTGCTCGCCAGGTAGGTGAAGGCCGCGCCGGTGCACGGCGTCTTCGACAGGTCCACCGCCGCCGTGACGGCACCCAGGCTCGTGTCGATGGTCAGCGTGCTCTTGCCGGTGTTCGCCGCGTTGGCGGGCGGGAGACCGCCGGTGTCCTTGACTTTGCCGCCGGTGCTGCCGTCCTCCGGGATCCAGTGGCACGCGACCGTGCCCGGGGGCGGCGCGGCGGCCTCGGTGCCCGACGAGTCGTCGTTGCCGAGCGCCGCGACGATCCACACGGCGGCGCCGGCGATCACGATCACCGCGATGGCCGAGCCGATGACGGCCTGGCGCTGCCGGCGCTTCTTCGCGGCGGCGGCCCGCTCGGCCATCTCCTTCTCGAGGCGGGCCCGCGCCGCGGCGCGCTGCCTGTCCTTGATCGTCGACACGGTGTTCCTCCTGATATGCCTTCGTGCGGTGAGGGGCTGCGGTCGGGTGGATGCTGCTCCGGGTGCTCAGGACCGGCGGGCCGCCGAGGGGGCGGCCGACGGGGCCGCGACCGCCGACGGGGTCACGGCCGGTGGGGTCACCGCGTCGGCGGCGCTGGGCTCGCCGACGGTGACGCTCTGAACGGTGATCTTGTCCTTGGGCTTGACCTTGTCGCCCGTGTCGTTGGCGACGGTCGGGATCTTGCCGATGGCCGCCACCGTCTCCATGCCGCCGGTGACCATGCCGACGATCGGATACTGCGGCTCGCCCTTGGGGGTGAAGTCCTTGTGGAAGATGAGGAACTGGCTGCCGTTGGTGCCCGGCGGATCGCCGATCAGCGCCACCGTGCCCTTTGGATAGAGCGGGGCGGCCGGAGCCTTCGACGGCGCGGGGGAGCCGCTCGCGCTGGGTGCCGGCTCAGGCTTCAGCGGGACGTTCTCGTTGTAGACGCTGTACGTCGGGCCGCCCTGGCCGGTGCCGCTCGGATCGCCGCACCGGACCGCGCCCTCGGTCGTGAGCTCGTGACAGGTGGTGTTGTCGTAGAACCGCTTGCCCGCGAGGTAGGCCAGGTCCGCCGCGCTGCACGGCGCGTTCGCCAGGTCCAGGCTCACCACGATCGGCGCGCCCTTGTCGGTGGTGATCGTCATCGTGCGGCTGCCGGAGGTGGGAATGCCCGACGTCGGCGGCTCGCCCACGTCCTTGAGGCTGGTGTTGGTCGAGGCGTTCTGCCGGGTCCACGCGCAAACGTCCGAGTCCGCGGCATCGGTGCCGGACTTGTCACTCTCGAAGGCGCCGCCGAGCCAGGCGACACCGCCCACCACGAGGAGCAGGGCGCCCGCGGCGCCGACGCCGGCCTGGATCTGGCGCCGCCGGCGCTGCTTGGCGGCCCGGCGCGCCAACTGGCGATCAAGTTTCTCTCGCGCCAGTTTCCGCGCCCGATCCTTGCTGGAGACCACCTAGGGCTTCCTTCCTCACTCACGCCCGTGCGCCATGCCACACGCCCGCAAGAGTGTACGGGTAACGCCTGGGAATGTGGTGTGCGAGGTTGCGTGGCGGTGTGTACGGTGCGTCCCGCTAGGCTTTCGGGGGAATGCGACAGCTAGAGAGGGGTGCCGAGTGCTCGTCACCGGCTTTCCGGCCGAGGCTTTCGGCACCAATTGCTACGTCGTGGCCCCGGGCCCGGGCGAGCAGTGCCTGGTGGTGGATCCGGGCATCGGCGTGCTGGACCGGCTCGACGAGGTGCTCGCCCAGCACCGGCTGCACCCGGCGGCGGTGCTGCTGACCCACGGCCACCTCGACCACACGTTCTCCGTCGCTCCCGTCTGCGGTGCGCGCGGCATCACCGCGTACGTGCACCCGGCCGATCGCGAGCTGCTCGCCGATCCCGGCAAGGGGCTGGGCATCGGCCTCGATGAGATGTTCGGCGGCCGGCTGACCTACTCGGAGCCCGACGACGTCGCGGAGCTGACCGACGGCGCCACGCTGACCCTCGCCGGTGTGGAGATCACCGTCGACCATGCGCCCGGCCATACCGGCGGGTCGGTGCTCTTCCGGCTGCCCGGCGCCGGCACGTCGTGGGATGCGGAGCAGCTCTGCCTCTCCGGTGACGTGCTCTTCGCCGGCTCCATCGGACGCACCGACCTGCCGGGCGGCAACACCACGGCGATGATGGCGAGCCTGCGGGACAAGATCCTGCCGCTCGCCGACGACACCGTCGTGCTGCCCGGCCACGGACCCGAGACGACGATCGGCCGCGAGCGCGCGGTCAACCCGTACCTGCGGGAGCTGACCGAAGCGCCCAGCCGAGGCCTCTAGACCCTCGCTAGGAGAACCAGCACCATGAGCAAGCCCACGCCCATCTCCGGCTTCCCGGAGTGGCTGCCCGCCCAGCGGATGATCGAGCAGAACGTCATCGAGCGCATCCGCGACACCTTCGAGCTGTACGGCTTCGCCCCGCTCGAGACCCGCGCCGTCGAACCGATGGACCAGTTGTTGCGCAAGGGCGAGACCTCCAAGGAGGTGTACGTCCTGCGCCGCCTGCAGGAGGACCCGGCCGCCGGCGGTGGCGACGACGCGCTCGGTCTGCACTTCGACCTGACGGTGCCGTTCGCGCGGTTCGTGCTGGAGAACAGCGGCAAGCTGCAGTTCCCGTTCCGGCGATACCAGATCCAGAAGGTGTGGCGCGGTGAGCGCCCGCA is a genomic window containing:
- a CDS encoding RelA/SpoT family protein translates to MSSDVAPPTEGTVQPTDATKASSSSSNSAAQSKPDGASPQKPANGAAETPVTGVPLPDGETTQPLSPGDEPTVGFGLASAPTGRRVRARLARFNAPWQSTQVSEVLEPLIATHRASHPKADGRALQRAFDVAARWHSGQYRKSGDPYITHPLAVATILANLGMDTTTLVAALLHDTIEDTDYGLEQMRADFGGEVALLVDGVTKLDRVKLGDAAKAETIRKMVVAMAKDPRVLVIKLADRLHNMRTLTFLPRAKQEQKAKETLEILAPLAHRLGMNTIKWELEDLAFGTLFPKRFEEINRLIGEHQPQREALLRQVTNRVGLDLKSAKIKAEVTGRPKHLYSIYQKMIVRGRDFNDIYDLVGVRILVDTVRDCYAALGVIHANWQPVPGRFKDYIAMPKFNMYQSLHTTVIGPTGKPVEMQIRTFAMHRTAEFGIAAHWKYKEQKGATIVGPPAHIDEMTWLRQLLDWQREASDPSEFLDALRFDLSSQEVYVFTPKGDVIPLPTGSTPVDFAYAVHTEVGHKTIGARVNGKLVPLESTLSNGDVIEIFTSKSATAGPTQDWLGFVKSPRARTKIRQFFNKERREEAIEAGKDAIVKAMRKQGLPLQRMLTSENLTTIARDLHLADVSSLYAAVGESTVSAQSVVQKLVAGFGGEEGAVEDIAETAVATRPPRNRSTAQDPGVVVKDVSDVWVKLARCCTPVPGDAVFGFVTRSGGVSVHREDCANAEDLREQSERVVEVSWKPTSASTFLVAIQVEALDRHKLLADVTRVLSEERVNILSATVTTTRDRVAVSRFTFEMADPKHLGHLVAAVRKVDGVFDAYRVTSGA
- a CDS encoding peptidylprolyl isomerase, which codes for MSTIKDRQRAAARARLEKEMAERAAAAKKRRQRQAVIGSAIAVIVIAGAAVWIVAALGNDDSSGTEAAAPPPGTVACHWIPEDGSTGGKVKDTGGLPPANAANTGKSTLTIDTSLGAVTAAVDLSKTPCTGAAFTYLASKKFWDNTKCHRLTTEGIKVLQCGDPSASGKGYRETDGQGGPNFKYPEENLPTNAKPTYPKGTIAMAKTSAPSTTGSQFFIVYADTDLPADYTVLGTVTKGLDIVEGVAKAGSDNANGKGDGHPKKEIDIKSITMAAA
- a CDS encoding peptidylprolyl isomerase produces the protein MVSSKDRARKLAREKLDRQLARRAAKQRRRRQIQAGVGAAGALLLVVGGVAWLGGAFESDKSGTDAADSDVCAWTRQNASTNTSLKDVGEPPTSGIPTSGSRTMTITTDKGAPIVVSLDLANAPCSAADLAYLAGKRFYDNTTCHELTTEGAVRCGDPSGTGQGGPTYSVYNENVPLKPEPAPSASGSPAPSKAPAAPLYPKGTVALIGDPPGTNGSQFLIFHKDFTPKGEPQYPIVGMVTGGMETVAAIGKIPTVANDTGDKVKPKDKITVQSVTVGEPSAADAVTPPAVTPSAVAAPSAAPSAARRS
- a CDS encoding MBL fold metallo-hydrolase, which gives rise to MLVTGFPAEAFGTNCYVVAPGPGEQCLVVDPGIGVLDRLDEVLAQHRLHPAAVLLTHGHLDHTFSVAPVCGARGITAYVHPADRELLADPGKGLGIGLDEMFGGRLTYSEPDDVAELTDGATLTLAGVEITVDHAPGHTGGSVLFRLPGAGTSWDAEQLCLSGDVLFAGSIGRTDLPGGNTTAMMASLRDKILPLADDTVVLPGHGPETTIGRERAVNPYLRELTEAPSRGL